Genomic segment of Neofelis nebulosa isolate mNeoNeb1 chromosome 17, mNeoNeb1.pri, whole genome shotgun sequence:
TAGCAGTAGTAGTGGTGGTGGCAGGAATAATATCTAGGAAAAGCTGAAGATGGTAGAAGAGAGACCAGGAGGAAGGGATGAGAACAGACTAGAAGATCCAACGTGACCTAATTTTTCTGTTCATGAGCCACAAATTCTCTCAGTTCCCCAGCAAGTGTCCTTGAGGGCCCCAGGCTCAGGAGACAGCCCACTGCCGACCAAGACTCCTACCTATAGTCCACTTTACCGTCTTCTGTCAGCGCTTTATCGGGCTCTTCCTCTTTTTTGACACCCATTATATCTCCCAGCTTGGTTCCAGCCAGTTCCCAGTGTTTGTGTTGAGCCTAAAAAAAATACGAAAAGTCTGCTCCATCGTGTAACATGACTGTGGTCCATGGAAAACCAATCCCACTTGCACAGGAGGCTCCATCTAGCAGGTGGTAAATTCCCACAAAGCCGCAGTGGCCCGGCACCCACATTCCCTTCTTCTACCTCAGGCCACCAGAGCATCGGGCCCTGTGGTTGTCTTAACAAAGGCCTTGGTGGAGGAACACGAAGCCCTCCTCCAACAGCTGGTTCTTGCTGTGTGAGTGTCCTCGAACTTCCAAGAGGACCTCTACCCGTGAGATCTCATGCAATTTCTAAAAATTGTCCCAGGCCCCAAAGGACAAGAAACCAACCTTTTTGCGTTCCTTCTGCTCCCTGTGCTTCCGCACTGTTTGACTGCCTTTCCGGGCAATAATGGCCAGGTCAGAAGTAGCATCCTTGACTGGAATTACAGGCTCTGGCTGTAGGTTGGGGAAAAAGAGGAATTCTCCACTGATCGTTACACTCAACAGGAAGGTCCACTTCATGACAGCCCTAATAAATGAAAGGATTTCTATCCTATTGGGATGGgggcttttttttcctcttttttttccccccactctcaGCTCAATTCTATCTGAGCTTTCTTCTCTCAGGCCCCAGCGGCCTCACCTGCTTGGTGAAGACGATGCGTCCATCAAGGAAGGGAGGAACCAGGTTGTGCACCATCAGATGCACCTTGGCTGCGCTGTCCTCTTCAAAGTCTTCGTCCACCTCTAGCCGATGGACCACTCCACTGGTGAGCATGCGGTTGGTCTCCCAGCGCTCGTTATCCTATGAGAACACAACGGGGGGCCGCGCTCAGACTGAAACCACAAGGCATCTGAAAGGTCACTGGGAGAGTCCACACATCAAGTCCTGAGAGAAGGGCCACGCGAGGCCTGGGCCGTAGACGTGTCACAGGCCTCTGTACCCTGTGGCTCCTAAGAAAGAAAAGTGACTGATCCCAAACCACCGGCGACATTTTTTCCAAGCAGCAGCCCTTTATATGTGAGTCAGAACCTCTATACGGACACACAAATGGCAAGCGTCCGCGGCCCCACGCAGAGATACAAAGAACACCCTACTAGTTCCCATCCCAGCACGGAAGGAGGACTACGAGAGAGAGAGGTTAGGAGATAACTACTGAAAGGCTCTACGCCCACCCTCCTCAGACTCTAGAGGCACAGCGACACCCAATACTTCAGCGACGAGAGGCCAGCTGCGCTGCCACCATGTGCACAAAGCCCGCACTTCTCCCACATGCCCAACGCCAGCCGGGTTCACTCCAGCTACCGCCAGCAGCCCACCTCATTGATCTGCCTCCGCTGAGCAGAAATGCGCTTCTGCTTCTGTTTATGCAGGTGCTGCTCCCGCCTCCTCACGTAGTCCTCGGAGGAGTAGGCCAGGGGGTTGTGGAACTCATCGTATCCCTCATCCATCATGTACCAGTCCCGGTCAGCTTGCTGCAGCGATGTGACAGAGGGTTGAAAACAAGGAACAGATCGAGTTTATGTGCAAGACaagaccagaggggaggtgtcTGGTGAGAAGTCACTGGTGTGGTGGAGCAATGTTTGTGGGAGGTGCAGGAGGAAGACCATGTGCTCTAGGACGAGCCATGTGGAGGACACAGGCGGGGACGGACTATGTGGCCGCCCATCGTGACGGCACTTCTTACATTCACCACACGGTGGCACCAACACTTAACTAAAACAGGTCTGCCAGTGGCAGGTGAGAAGTTTCACAGAGGAGCCTGTGCCTCTGGAGAGACTCCGAGGCTTCGGGACTGAATCCAGCTCGGCTCTAGAGACTGTCCAGTGCTAACTGCCCTCATTGAAGTCCAATTCCACTAGAGCGTCACTCGTGGCCCATTCACCCATGGAGGTCCACCACTCCTCATTCGGTGCCTCAAAGACATAAGGTTTTTACCCTCTGGTCATCTTCCCACTGCTGCCGTTCCTCTTCTGTGTCAAATGAAATTCCTTCTTCGCCATCCTCCCGTCTTCCTGAAGGAGAACACGCAGCAGGTCAGTCCaaacacccccagccccaccaagAGCCCTGCAAAGCCGCACAGCTCCAGAAGCACAGCTTTGCTCAGCCTCACTGGGACAAGTGATCCCgcttccctgtccccctccctccccctgccttacCTCGGCCCCTGGACAGACGGGGTGTGGACCCCAGGTGTCTCCTGTCATCGGCCCATTCGTTGTATTTGTAGGATGGGGTTGGCAGAGGTGTGTCATCTGAGTACCTGCTCCTCACGGACCTGGGAGACCGTGTAACCAGCATCACTAAGTCACTAAGCTGAGACATGTTCCCCAGCTGCCATCTGTTCCCCCAGCCCAGATCCCTTTGCCCTCATCACGTCCACCCTTTGCCACCCACCCAGAGAAACTGGGCTGCTCTGCCCAGAACATCACCTATCGCGATCTCGACTGGACTGCCGATGGCTCCGCTCAGAATCTCGATAGGAAGGTGTCGGGGAAGGCGATTCCCACTGCGAGCGCCTTGAGGAACCACAGCCACTGTCCTCTTCCTCCCAGGTAGACCTTGAAGGGGTAGCTGCATCTGGGGCGACAAAGAACACATCCACCGGAAACCTCTAACTTCACTGGGACACGGCTCTAGGGCTATCAGCCAAAAGTGAATTCCCCAAATCTCTTTCTTTCACTATCGATAGACTTGATATCTACTTGTAACACAATCTTGACAATTTTTAAGGTATCTGGATTTTAATAGGCCAGTTTTCACGTATTtataacacttttcttttttttaatgcgttTACAACATCTTGAAGAATATCCAATTTCTCTCAGCAAACATACTCCTCTTGAATATAAacaacttttttaagtttatttatttattttgagtgtgtgttgtgtgtgcacaagtgggggaggagcagagagagagagagagagagagaggatgaatctcaagcaggctccacactgccggcacagagcccgatgtggggctcgaacccatgaaccgtgagatcatgacttgagccaaagttggatgcttagccaactgagccacccaggtaccccaaaataattatttttaatcaattctTCTGTTCCCCAGCTCCCTATTCTTTCCTGCCATTTGGAAAACTGGCCATTCAGTCCACTGGCCTACCTACTTAGAGGAGCATATCCGTCTCAACAGGGAGGTCCAGGGCCTTCCAACCTGACTCAGAACCAAGTAGTCCAAGAAGTTCATAGAGGAACCAGCAGTTGACTCTGCCCACGGCATATCAACTGAGGACGCTGCCTTGTATACACTGACCCCTGACAAATCACCACAAGCAACGGCTCGGTCTACCTTTAGGTCGGTGTCTCGGGCTCTCCGGTTCATTTCTTCTGCTGCGCTCTGACCCTCCATCCCGCTCAGATCTGCTGCTGTGTCTGCTTCTATCCCTCTCATCTGTCAAGAGCCACGTGCAGAACTTAGAAAATGTGTGTCCCATCCTAACTTCCACCCATCTTCACCCTAGAGAAAGGACAGGTCTTCCCACTCACTCACAGGTGCAACCTGCACTGCTCTAATGCGATCCATGGGCTCCTGAAACTCACATATCCCCATtctttcagggggaaaaaatagttactgGCTACAAAGTTTCAAACTCACAGTAACAGTTATTTTCCTGCAAGAATTCAAAAAACAATAGTTATAAGTCTACAATGAATAGCTGTTAATGGTTACCAGTCTATAagctataaaatttaaataatactgaGCAAAGCCAGCGTTGGATTCTATGTCCAGCTTTGCTTCACAGCACTGTCCTTTCTCTGTCACCAACACCACTGTAAATTCTGGTTTCTTATACACACTGCCTGGTATCGCCTTTATCACCAATTTTCATAATTAAACGAGAACTACACACTCAAGCCAAGCAGCTATGCTGCAAGTGACAGTTCTTAAACAGCCTGCTATTCCCAACCCCAACACTATCAACACCAACAGGGCTCCCTAATTATCAGGCATTAGAAAAACTCCTGCAACAGGAAAGAAGCTGACATGTCAGCTCAAATGCTTACTGGGCTATAGGAACTAGGCTGGGCTGGttacctctgtctctcttgcGGTCAGAGTCTCGATCCCGTGATCTCTCTTTCTTCCGatccttttcttctttggacGAGGCATAGACGCCATGTTCCCGccgctcccgctctctctgccgaCTGCGTTCCCAAAACTCTTCACTCACACCACCAGGATGGGATGGAGTCTCTACCCGAGCAGATCGATAATGCCTGAAACAAAAAGGACAAGTGGTAAAAGGCCCCTCCTTAGGAGAAAAACCTTGCCCCCAAAGGGGGGCTGGCTGGGTGACCTGACCTTTTCCACTTAATCTCCTTTCAGGCTTACTGACAGCAACAACCCAAATCATTTCTAATCTTTATGCTCTAGTCTTTAGTCACCTTTGAATGTTCCCCACACATCTGAAGAAAATATCAGTTCCTATCTACTTCAATACTACGGAAtcataataaaaccataaagatCTATATGtccaacaagaaaacagaaatcaacatGGGATGTTATTCCCTGGCCTCCATTCTCATTCCCTTTTGGTCAACCCATCCAAAAGCCTTTACCTGTCTTTTCGGCTATGTCGGCCAGCTTGGTCACTATCTTCCTCCTCAGCATCTCTCTGGTCATCTTTGCTCTCTTCCCAGTCCTTGTAGGAAGAGATTCTGGACTTCTTCTTGTCCTCTCCATCGTCCTTCTCCTCTCGCTCCCTTCGTTTCAGGGAAGCCAACAAGTCCAGTCCCAGCAAGGAAGGACGGGGGGCAGGGGCCTTGAAGACATGCTGCTCACTGGCTGCACTTTTAGTCTTACAAATAAGACCACCAACCTGAGAGTCCAGATCAGTGCCTTCCAATCGATGGATCGAGGCATCCTCGCTGGTGTCCTCCATGACAGGCTCTGGGATTTCTGTGGAAGGAAGACAACCCATTTTGTATTGGatataaaaggagaaaaggtaTAGCTCTGCTATATCCCAGGATAACTGAAGTTACAGGGATATTCAGGGAGTTAACCTCCTCATCAAGACCAGGATTCGCTTAGCTACCTCTTGCCAAAATCTTTCCATTATGTCACTGACAATCTCAAAAGATCCTCCTACTCCCACTCTGATACACATCAGAAACAGagacacacattcacacaccCACAAAACACTGGGATCCAAGAGGATACCAGGCAAGCACAGTCCTCACGAAGGACACTTACTAGAACATGATGGCATCTAGAAAGGGACTGTAGGGGAAATACCACTAGATTTGAAGTCAGAATCCTCAATTAGAATGCAAGCTTTTGATATTTTCTACTTGTATGATTGTAAGCAGATAACTTAATATTTGGTTAGGCATAATTTCTGTATCTgtgaaacagaaatattttttgctttatttagtcCACGGAATTATTATAAGAATCCCACAAGAAAGTGTACGCGAAAGCTCTCTGTAACCATAAAGTCATACATAAAAGTAACTGTCACGTTATTTTATTTGCCATGCTTCTCTGTACTAATTGGGGCTCAACATTTTCTACATGAGCCCTtctacctctccctccctttaAACTACAGATACAGCAGAGTAGACATGCTGGGGTATAAAGCTACCATATACTATGTGATCCATATACTAGTGGATTTTTTTGGACCAGTTGTGTTTTGTAGAAAAGAATTACCTCACGGCAGTTGGGATCTTGTTTAATAACAATCCATGTTCACCAAAAATATTAACGAGAAATACTAGGTTATGAAATGGTTTCCTGAAAACTATTAAGATGATTATAAGATTTTCTGACACTCAACGTGTATCAAATTCATTCCTCTTTACATCCCATTACACACCATCCACTTACAAACATACACCGATTCTAGGTGCTTGGATAATTCTCCTCTTTCAACAAGTCAGTGAAGCAAAGGAACTGTCAAGGTGTAGGGTACCACCAGAATCCAGGATGTTTTGCCCAGTTCTAATTAACATGCATGGCTCTACAGAGAAATATTGCCAAACATAGTATCAACACAGACACAAGAgttgcattttgaaaaatgccatcaggcagaagagaaaagacagagctgCATATTGGTGACTTCTGTGCATGTGAGGAAATCTAAACAGGAAGGTAAACATATATATGCTATGCTCAACAGTAGCATGAACTAAAAAATATACTCCTAGGATGCCAAAGAGAACCTTGTCTATCTTGCTATTACTACAGCCAGCACCTAGTGAAATAAAgtttggtgaataaatgaatgaatgaatttaaactGATTAATggagaacaggaaaacaaacataTCTAGAGACAGCAAAGGAAGATCCCAATAGCACAAGACGAGGAGTCTGATAGGACTTAACTAGCTGCTGAGAACAAATAAGGAATTAAAAGGACTGGATTCTGGAGAATGATTAGTGACAAAGAAGCCAATTaagaatagaaaatttagaaaaactagATTTGCTCATTCAACAATTTTTCATCGAATACCTTCTGTAACACAATCACTGTTCTGGGcaataggaaaagaacaaagaacaaaacaggcaaaaatccCGCCCTCCTGGAGTTGACATTCTAGTAGAGGAGATCACATACTAAAGATACCACTAtgacagagaagacagacacaagGAGCCCTACTTAGGCTCGGCCTCTGCTTGGGAGGGGGCCAATGCAGAGGCCTAAAGAAGTGTGCAGGATGACCCCTGGGCAGCCAGGCAGCAGTATCTGACCAGATCAAGGAGAAAGGACAGGACAGCCCGGACCGGTGCAGCATCCCAAGGGTAAGAAAGGCAAATTGGGTGACAGGGACGAGACCGCAAACTCGGACCGGAACCTGCGCGAAGGACCCATATCCGCCGCTTGGAGCTGCCGTAATTGGCGAAGGGCAggtcaagaagaaagaaaggacactCACCTCACCAAACCCGACTCTTGGGACCTCCTGTCCCAGATTTCGAGGCGCCGGCACCGCCACCCCTCACTCAGATCGCCTCAGAAAGCCAATCCCAAACCTTGAGCGCGGCCATTATTGTCCCATAATACCCTGCGCGACCCCCTCTATCCGTCCAGAGATAACCATCGAGAGCAGCCCGGAAACCGCCAGTCCCTGGCGCCAAGTGTGGTATAGAAAGCAACCAAGCACTCAACGCTAGAGTATCCTCCTCTGGAACCCTGGTCAGAGACATTTCCGAGTCTCATCGCGACCAATCATAGTTAGCCTGAAAGGCGAGGCCCCGCCTCGGCtctaagaagaaagggaaggaggtcGGTCATGTTTAATAAGGGCGGAAGTGACGCTAGGCTTCCTGTCAAAGGCGGGCAAAGTGGGCGGTGACTAGAGTAACGAATAATCTCGTCGGCTTGTGGGACTATTGAGGGGAAGGACCGCAAGTTTATCTACTTGCCAGTGAGTATTGTTTTTCCGTTTCCGGTTTTATAAGCGGTCCGCCAGAGTTGGGAGGCAGCAGCCCCTGGGTTACTTTGAGTTAGGGTCGTTGCTTTTGGTGTAGAAGACGGGAACCGCCTGTGTGCCGACATTTCGGAGAAGCGGTCGGGGCTGCGAACAGTCAAGTGGAAGAGAAGGAGGTGACTAGTACAAAGACAGTAGGTGTCGTTTTCCCTAGCACTTGTGGGCCAGGAGCAGCCCAACCACAGGCATCATTAGgcatatatatattaagtatgtatgtatatcgaATAGTTTGGAAGAAGGCTCTCACTCCGATGTAAATAAAAGTCACCTGTCTGTTCACTGACAGAGATAACCACTATGTGTTTTGGGATATTTATTTCCAGTTATTTCTatgtaaatgtatacatttgtatTGGGTTTTGTACAGCAGTGGGATCACACTTTATATACTCTTTTGTAACTTATTTATCATGAGAACTTTTCAGTATGTGAAATGTTCATCTGTAACAGTACTTAGCAGCTGTATAATAGTATGTTCCAGGACTGTACTATCATTTTTTTCCAATCTCCTATTTTGGGCTATTTAAGTTGTTTGCAGTTTTTCACCTTAAGAATGTGATAAATCATTGTGGACGTGTCAAGTTAATTCTCAGAAATGGagttgttgctcaaattgttttctttctggaaaagtttTTGCTTCTCTGCATTCCAGCAGCAAGTAAGAATGTGTGGCCCTTTATTCACACTCTTGCAATATTGTTTCATCTTTACCAACTTAATGGCTTTGTTAAATAATCTtccatttacttttctttgtttactaGCAAAGCTtaactttccaaatatttttgccTATTTATACCACTTCTTTTGTGAAGTCTCTGTTGGTATTCCttgctatgaacattttcttAGGTGTGGCTTTAGTTTTCCTCCTCTTTATCAGAACTGGAGTTGCTGTTTGAATTCTAGGGTGGGATAGATCCATCCTCACTTTGACTTTCCCTTTCATCAGTAACTTTTTCTGCTACTGACATTTGAGGAAGTCCTTCCTAGCAATCAGCTTGCCTGTTTAAAGTATGACTTATTACAGGAACAATTTCATTtcctatatacatttttattgattctTGTCTTAAAATGTGacttgtcacacacacacacacacacacaaagaaatccTCCCTTTTCATAACATTAGCCAACTTGGGGgccaaatataaaatatcaagtaCCCCGGTGGAGTTCTTCTGGATGGACTCAAAAATAGAGTTTCTCAACCATGAGAACAGGAGCTTATTATAGCAGAAGGAACACTGCAGTAGAAATTTGGTGgcttgggggcacctgcatggctcaggcagttaagcatccatctcttaatttcggctcaggtcatgatcccagagtcgtgggatcgagccccatgatgggctccgtgctgagtgtggagcttgcttaagattctctctcccccgcttgcacgctctctctctccctctaaaataaaataaaaaactttagaaggaaagaaatttggTGGCTTTGATTCTAGTCCGTGCTGTAGCTAGAACCAAAACTATAAGCAAACAAgtctataaaatgagggaatTGGATTAGGTCCCTTTTATCTGagtattttatgatttgtttattttgtggttttcacaCACACTCTTAATCCATCTGTTTGtcacgtgggggtggggggtgcatcTAATAACATATGCACCAAGAATCTTTAAGCCAAGACTCATGATAATACTTAATCAGTAAAAGACGGTTTTAAAAGTGTGGTGCATGTGTGAAATAGTATGTCTCTGTGACAACGTGTGTATAGATATGGGAAGGTCTATGCATGCTAAGTAAAAAAGCGCAAAGTGAAGAAGAGTGGGTAAAGTATGTGTGCTGGACATCTGTCATTTGCCTCTCCAGATGCACTCTTTCCTTCTCTAGACTGCTCCAGGACCACGAGACTTGGATGCCTTCTTCATCTCCCCTGCCCTCTGGTTCCAGTGTGAGTCACCCAGTGGGCACATTAGGAGGAGATCAGACAGACGGAGAAGAGTGGCTGCATCCCTTAACTGCAGGCTGACCTCCTATACGACAGCCTTCTCCACCCGGCGTTCCCCACCACACACTTGTGCTAACTACTCCCTGCTGTAGCTCCTTCAGGCCTCAGGGTAGGAACAGCGCCCTGCTCTTACTAGCCCAAGTACAGCACTGTACCTGGTGTGTGCCTGTACCCTGCCTTAATGAAAATCTTTGGAAATTACCAAATTTGAGAATGTTATCTTTCTCCTGCTAGAACCCTGGCAGATAGAATAGCCTGTCTTTGGggtaaaagagggaaaaaacataGGAATGcacatttgtatgtttttgtaaATGCATAACAAAACTGGAAGATACATGAGAAATTAATGAAAGTAGCTACTTGCTGTGTGGGGAGAAACAGGCCAGTACTAACAGGGCCAGTtgagggcggagagagggagggagattttTCACAGTACgcctttttgaaatttttttttttaatgtttatttatttttgagacagagagagacacagcatgaatgggggagggtcagagagagagggaggcacagaatctgaaacaggccctgggctgtgagctgtcagcacagagcccgacgcggggctcgaactcacagactgtgagatcatgacccaagctgaagtcggatgctcaaccgactgagccacccaggcgcccccacagtacgcctttttgtatttatgtttcttttcaagCTGGTGGACTTGCCAGCAGTTTGTGCATTTagtgtgttggttttttttttttactgttgtgaTACTATGTTGTATGAAACTATTTCTTTCCTctgagaataaaatatatgtgtattaactactacaaaattatttttttttttaattaggactCATGCACTTAATCTGTCTTTAAATATTGCAACTGTATTTCAGGACTGACAGTAAGGATAAATATTTGGATTATGGCAAGATGAGCTTCCTGTTGCCCAAGCTAACTAGCAAAAAAGAAGTAGACCAAGCAATAAAAAGTACTGCAGAGAAGGTATTGGTTCTCCGATTTGGGAGAGATGAGGATCCAGTCTGTCTGCAGCTAGATGATATtgtaagtgaattttttttttttaattttttttttcaacgttttttatttatttttgggacagagagagacagagcatgaacgggggaggggcagagagagagggagacacagaatcggaaacaggctccaggctccgagccatcagcccagagcctgatgcggggctcgaactcacagaccgcgagatcgtgacctggctgaagtcggacgctcaaccgactgcgccacccaggcgccccgtgaattttttaaataaatggtttttattaaaaatctgtatGTTCTCACTTCAACATCTACAAAGTGCATGAAAGGCAGTGGCCGGGCCTGGAGATACTGCTTTTCATTTGCTGGCACGCTTTCACTAGGAGCTGGTCATATGCCTGCCCTGAGCTAAGCCCCCAAACCCGTGATCCTGCTGAATCTGTCCTAGACGTCCCTCCCCACCAGTAGCCATCCAAGTTCATTTTCACCAACAGAGCACTAGAGGACCAGAAACACTTATTTACTCTGTGCTCACAACAGTGGAATAATTACCATCACTGTAACTACTCCCACACAGGGAGATGAATGCCAGGGACGTCAGGTGACTTGCAGAGCTGGGGTTCaaacttctttttctctgcctgcaAATAAGCTTTTCCAGTGTGGTGCCTCCAGTGTGTGCCTGATGGTAATCTGATTTCATAACACGTCTTCATACTCTGATGAGTAGGGAGGGGAGTATGGGACAAAGTGTGGTTATTCTTGTCTCTGTCATAGAGAGAGACTGATCCCAGAACTAACACCTCTTCGCACCATTTCTATTGCTGCCACACACAGTGTGGATCCAGTATAAGaatctttatttctgtgattaAATATGAATGCTGATGTGTTAATCTGAGGGAGGAATGGGCCAGAGGATTATACCCTCAGCCATAGAGGGAAGGGAATATCAAAGGCCAAGAGTATAGACTGAAGCCAAGCTGcccaagttcaaatcccagctgtaCTGCTTAAAGTTGTGTGACCAGGGGCAGATtacccagtttcctcatccaaGAAGTGGGGACTGTAATAACCTCATATGAATgttgtaaggatcaaatgagttaataagCATAAAGCACTTTGGACACTTAACGTGTAATAACCGCCAGACAAGCCTTCActgtttttattatgattat
This window contains:
- the TXNL4B gene encoding thioredoxin-like protein 4B isoform X4, whose protein sequence is MCAGHLSFASPDALFPSLDCSRTTRLGCLLHLPCPLVPVTDSKDKYLDYGKMSFLLPKLTSKKEVDQAIKSTAEKVLVLRFGRDEDPVCLQLDDILSKTSSDLSKMAAIYLVDVDQTPVYTHYFDISYIPSTVFFFNGQHMKVDYGRNQMP
- the TXNL4B gene encoding thioredoxin-like protein 4B isoform X1, whose protein sequence is MCAGHLSFASPDALFPSLDCSRTTRLGCLLHLPCPLVPVTDSKDKYLDYGKMSFLLPKLTSKKEVDQAIKSTAEKVLVLRFGRDEDPVCLQLDDILSKTSSDLSKMAAIYLVDVDQTPVYTHYFDISYIPSTVFFFNGQHMKVDYGDSTSGSLFYRNSTRRVQRHMNRETPSSTACDVEQ
- the TXNL4B gene encoding thioredoxin-like protein 4B isoform X2 codes for the protein MCAGHLSFASPDALFPSLDCSRTTRLGCLLHLPCPLVPVTDSKDKYLDYGKMSFLLPKLTSKKEVDQAIKSTAEKVLVLRFGRDEDPVCLQLDDILSKTSSDLSKMAAIYLVDVDQTPVYTHYFDISYIPSTVFFFNGQHMKVDYGNSTRRVQRHMNRETPSSTACDVEQ
- the TXNL4B gene encoding thioredoxin-like protein 4B isoform X3, whose product is MCAGHLSFASPDALFPSLDCSRTTRLGCLLHLPCPLVPVTDSKDKYLDYGKMSFLLPKLTSKKEVDQAIKSTAEKVLVLRFGRDEDPVCLQLDDILSKTSSDLSKMAAIYLVDVDQTPVYTHYFDISYIPSTVFFFNGQHMKVDYGKPQNTKRSLGR